A window of Metabacillus sp. B2-18 contains these coding sequences:
- the lon gene encoding endopeptidase La: MAKSNNQIVPLLPLRGLLVYPTMVLHLDVGREKSVQALEKAMMEDHIIFLTTQKEISIDEPNKEDIYEIGTLTKIKQMLKLPNGTIRVLVEGIERGKIQRFVDEDEYYSVELSIYKDPEEKSVEEEALMRTMLEYFEQYIKLSKKVSAETYATVSDINEPGRMADIIASHLPLKLKEKQEILETLDVTERLNKVISTIHNEKEVLQLEKKIGQRVKKSMERTQKEYYLREQMKAIQKELGEKEGKLGEVSSMKERIEEAGMPEHIKAVALKELDRYEKVPSSSAESGVIRNYIEWLLSLSWSKATDDRLDVNVAEEILDEEHYGLEKVKERVIEYLAVQQLTNSLKGPILCLAGPPGVGKTSLARSVAKSLNRNFVRISLGGVRDESEIRGHRRTYVGAMPGRIIQGMKKAGTINPVFLLDEIDKMSSDFRGDPSSALLEVLDPEQNHNFSDHYIEETYDLSKVMFIATANNLATIPGPLRDRMEIINIAGYTELEKIHIAKDHLLPKQLQEHGLKKSHLQIREDGIQSIIRYYTREAGVRGLERQLAGVCRKAAKMIVKEERKKIIITDKNIEEFLGKKRFRYGQAELEDQIGVATGLAYTTVGGDTLSIEVSVTPGKGKLILTGKLGDVMKESAQAAFSYIRSRAEELNIDRDFHEKNDIHIHVPEGAVPKDGPSAGITMATALISALTGRAVRKEVGMTGEITLRGRVLPIGGLKEKTLSAHRAGLTKIIAPKDNEKDLDDIPDSVRNELTFVLVSHLDEVLKHALTEEK; the protein is encoded by the coding sequence ATGGCGAAATCAAATAATCAAATTGTCCCCCTCCTACCACTAAGAGGCTTGTTAGTATATCCAACAATGGTACTGCACCTTGATGTAGGAAGAGAAAAATCTGTTCAGGCGTTAGAAAAGGCTATGATGGAAGATCATATTATCTTTTTAACGACACAAAAAGAGATTTCGATAGATGAGCCAAATAAAGAAGATATTTATGAAATAGGAACACTGACTAAAATTAAGCAAATGTTGAAATTACCAAACGGTACAATCCGTGTACTCGTTGAAGGAATAGAGCGTGGTAAGATTCAACGTTTTGTGGATGAAGATGAATACTATTCTGTCGAGTTATCTATTTATAAAGACCCTGAAGAAAAAAGTGTAGAAGAAGAAGCTTTAATGCGAACAATGTTAGAATATTTTGAGCAATACATAAAGCTTTCTAAAAAAGTGTCTGCTGAAACATATGCAACTGTTTCTGACATTAATGAGCCAGGGCGAATGGCTGATATTATTGCTTCACATCTTCCTTTAAAACTAAAGGAAAAACAAGAGATTTTGGAAACCCTTGATGTTACAGAACGATTGAACAAAGTGATTTCCACTATCCATAATGAAAAAGAAGTACTACAGCTGGAGAAAAAAATCGGCCAGCGAGTTAAAAAGTCCATGGAGCGTACGCAAAAAGAATATTATTTACGCGAACAGATGAAAGCCATCCAAAAAGAGCTTGGTGAAAAAGAAGGCAAGCTTGGAGAAGTTTCATCTATGAAGGAACGAATTGAAGAAGCGGGAATGCCGGAACATATAAAAGCAGTGGCTTTAAAAGAACTGGACCGCTATGAAAAAGTTCCTTCAAGTTCAGCCGAGAGCGGCGTTATTCGTAATTACATTGAGTGGCTCCTGTCTCTATCATGGTCAAAAGCAACTGACGATCGTTTAGATGTGAATGTTGCTGAGGAAATCTTAGACGAAGAACACTATGGTCTTGAAAAGGTTAAAGAGCGGGTAATTGAGTATTTAGCGGTACAACAATTGACCAATTCATTAAAAGGTCCAATTTTATGCCTTGCAGGACCTCCGGGAGTTGGGAAAACATCACTAGCCCGTTCAGTAGCTAAATCTTTAAACCGGAATTTCGTTAGAATATCACTTGGTGGAGTAAGAGACGAATCTGAAATTCGTGGACACCGACGCACATATGTTGGTGCAATGCCTGGTAGAATTATTCAAGGGATGAAGAAGGCCGGAACAATTAATCCTGTGTTTCTTTTAGATGAAATCGATAAAATGTCCAGTGATTTTAGAGGAGATCCTTCTTCAGCGTTACTGGAAGTGTTAGATCCTGAGCAAAACCATAACTTTAGTGATCATTATATTGAAGAAACATATGATTTATCGAAAGTTATGTTTATTGCAACTGCCAATAACCTTGCTACAATTCCAGGACCATTACGTGATCGTATGGAAATTATTAATATCGCCGGTTACACGGAACTGGAGAAAATTCATATTGCAAAAGATCATCTACTACCAAAGCAATTACAAGAGCATGGACTTAAAAAATCACATCTGCAAATCCGTGAAGATGGAATTCAAAGCATTATCCGCTATTATACAAGAGAAGCTGGGGTTCGTGGGTTAGAACGCCAATTAGCAGGAGTGTGTCGTAAAGCTGCTAAAATGATTGTAAAAGAAGAGCGGAAGAAGATCATTATTACGGACAAAAATATTGAAGAATTTCTTGGGAAGAAGCGCTTTAGATATGGACAAGCTGAACTTGAGGATCAGATTGGTGTTGCAACTGGTTTAGCTTATACAACAGTTGGCGGCGATACTTTATCTATTGAAGTATCAGTAACGCCAGGTAAAGGAAAGCTGATTTTAACCGGGAAGCTTGGAGATGTTATGAAAGAATCTGCTCAGGCTGCATTTAGCTATATTCGCTCGCGTGCGGAAGAGCTGAACATTGATCGTGATTTTCATGAAAAGAATGATATTCATATCCACGTTCCTGAAGGTGCTGTACCTAAGGATGGTCCTTCAGCAGGTATAACAATGGCTACAGCGTTAATTTCAGCATTAACAGGAAGAGCCGTGAGAAAAGAAGTTGGAATGACGGGAGAAATCACTTTACGTGGCAGAGTACTTCCAATTGGTGGCTTGAAAGAAAAAACATTGAGTGCACATCGTGCTGGTTTGACTAAGATCATTGCACCAAAAGACAATGAAAAGGATTTGGACGATATTCCAGATAGTGTTCGCAATGAACTTACCTTTGTCTTAGTTTCACATTTAGATGAAGTGTTAAAACATGCATTAACAGAGGAGAAATAA
- the lonB gene encoding ATP-dependent protease LonB: MSWTSIALFIQLFFGIIIGMYFWNLLKSQRTQKISIDRESKKEMEQLRKMRAIRLTEPLAEKVRPKSFNDIVGQEDGIRSLRAALCGSNPQHVIVYGPPGVGKTAAARLVLEEAKRNKRSPFKENAVFVELDATTARFDERGIADPLIGSVHDPIYQGAGAMGQAGIPQPKQGAVSHAHGGVLFIDEIGELHPIQMNKLLKVLEDRKVFLESAYYNEENTQIPTHIHDIFKNGLPADFRLIGATTRTPNEIPPAIRSRCLEVFFRDLEQEELAVVAKKAADKVEMDVSDKGIDLLTSYVRNGREVVNLMQIATGMAMSEDRKEITVEDIEWVINSSQLSPRFEKKIEDNSRVGLVNGLAVHGPNTGALLEIEVTVIPSQKEKGTINITGIVEEESIGDRSKSIRRKSMAKGSIENVITVLRSMGIQADDYDIHVNFPGGTPIDGPSAGIAMATGIFSAIHKIAISNKVAMTGEISIHGNVKPIGGVIPKIKAAKKAGADIVIIPKENMQSILKEIDGITIIPVTNLQEVFDIALVDPPTEKPLQHEDSTSFPHQESV, from the coding sequence ATGAGTTGGACAAGTATCGCGCTGTTTATTCAGTTGTTTTTTGGGATTATTATTGGAATGTATTTTTGGAATTTATTAAAGAGTCAACGAACTCAAAAGATATCAATTGACAGAGAATCAAAGAAAGAAATGGAACAATTAAGAAAAATGAGAGCTATTCGGTTAACCGAACCTCTTGCAGAAAAGGTACGCCCAAAAAGTTTTAATGATATAGTAGGACAAGAGGATGGTATTCGTTCGTTACGTGCTGCCCTATGCGGTTCAAACCCTCAACATGTCATTGTATATGGACCACCAGGTGTAGGGAAAACAGCGGCTGCTAGACTCGTTTTAGAAGAAGCTAAAAGAAATAAAAGATCACCATTTAAAGAAAATGCCGTATTTGTAGAATTGGATGCTACAACAGCAAGATTTGATGAAAGAGGGATTGCTGATCCTCTTATTGGATCTGTTCATGATCCAATTTATCAAGGTGCCGGAGCAATGGGACAAGCTGGAATTCCTCAGCCTAAGCAAGGAGCTGTCTCTCATGCTCATGGGGGTGTGTTATTTATCGATGAAATCGGTGAACTTCACCCTATTCAGATGAACAAGTTATTAAAAGTACTTGAAGATCGCAAAGTTTTCTTAGAAAGCGCTTATTACAATGAAGAAAATACACAAATACCAACACATATCCATGATATTTTTAAAAATGGTCTACCAGCTGATTTTAGGTTAATAGGAGCTACAACAAGAACACCTAATGAAATCCCACCAGCCATTCGTTCTAGATGTCTTGAAGTATTTTTTAGAGATTTAGAACAAGAAGAACTGGCAGTTGTAGCGAAAAAAGCAGCAGATAAAGTAGAAATGGATGTAAGCGACAAGGGGATTGATCTCTTAACTTCCTATGTTAGAAATGGCCGTGAAGTTGTAAATCTAATGCAGATTGCTACAGGTATGGCTATGTCAGAAGACAGGAAAGAAATTACTGTTGAAGACATCGAGTGGGTCATTAATTCAAGTCAGTTAAGCCCAAGATTTGAAAAGAAAATTGAAGATAACTCAAGAGTTGGCTTAGTGAATGGACTTGCCGTTCATGGCCCTAATACAGGGGCATTATTAGAAATAGAAGTCACAGTCATTCCTTCTCAAAAAGAAAAAGGAACCATTAATATAACAGGAATTGTGGAAGAAGAAAGTATTGGTGATCGATCTAAATCCATTCGTAGAAAAAGTATGGCAAAAGGCTCGATTGAAAATGTTATAACTGTTCTACGTTCTATGGGCATTCAAGCGGATGATTATGATATTCATGTGAATTTTCCAGGAGGAACACCAATTGATGGCCCATCAGCAGGAATTGCAATGGCTACAGGAATTTTCTCAGCTATTCATAAAATTGCCATTAGCAATAAAGTGGCCATGACTGGAGAAATTAGCATTCATGGAAATGTAAAGCCTATAGGCGGAGTTATTCCGAAAATAAAGGCAGCAAAAAAGGCTGGAGCAGATATAGTCATTATTCCAAAGGAAAACATGCAATCCATTTTAAAAGAAATTGATGGGATAACGATTATACCGGTAACAAATCTTCAAGAAGTCTTTGATATAGCGCTTGTTGATCCACCAACTGAAAAACCGTTGCAACATGAAGATTCAACTTCATTTCCACATCAAGAGTCTGTATAA